The Porites lutea chromosome 11, jaPorLute2.1, whole genome shotgun sequence genome contains the following window.
GTATGGtttgttttcgaaaaaaatcATGATGCTCTTTATTTTTTCGCTTGCAGTGACCGTTTTCGCCTATTTTGTACTATTTTCCCCTTTCTGCAGTTTATTTTTGCTGTTACTGATTTCATGAATTTTATTTAAAGTGGACAGTCTTAGCGGAAAAGAAAGCAAACTTGTTCATCAACTCTAATTAGTGCTTGAAGTACGTTGTTGAAATTGCGATAGGTGCTAATGATAACATTAGTAAAAGAATCTTAATTGTTCCTAAGTAAAAACCATTTGTGAGTTTTAcattaaattattgttttttttttatacccggtagagaaacattttttcttaaatttgttaACAAATGAGTCTTGCTAAGAAACTACTGGCAATTCGCACAGAAAGAGATTGATTCAAATTTCTGCTGGTTCTATTCTAGACTATAATTTTATAATGATTATTTGCTATGATTAGTTGCTTTTTAGTGTTAGTGTTTCATATGAATACCACAAAAGTAATCAAAAAGCAATTTATCTTCGCTAGACTGAAATGAACCATCAGTCGAGAGAAGTCGACACTGAGGAGTTCAAACTATCTTTAAATATAGCACAAGGGAGTGGTCGACAGAACTCACTTTGTTCAAGGCAGCCTTCAAACAGTTGTTTCTTTGACACTGGTTCATAAGGGCTGCAACTTTTTGCTACCATTAACATTAGTGAATGGACAGCCGCATTTCAAATACATCATGTTCCTATTAGTAAACCAGAGAAATGAATTTAAAGTGTTCAGGAAACCAAAAAAGTTGACATGACAGCATAACCTTTTCATCTCAAAATTGCACATAGTGGTTTGAACTTCTGTCAATTCTAACTTTTAAGCGATACATCTCTGTAAAACGAGATGAAAACAACTTATCCACTAACATACTAACGTCTAGCAAGCCGCAAAACACTTTCATCTTAAAATTGCACATTGGAGTTTGAACTTTTGTCAATTCTAGTTAGCGAGAGATATCAGTAAAACGAGGTGGAAACAACTTATCCTGTATATACCGAAGTTTAACAAGCCTTACAAGCTTTGAACTTAAAATCCGATTCACATTGATTATTATCTTGGGATCAGTCCATAAAACGGTTTTGCAAGTACGTTGCTGCGCTCTCGGGTTTATAGAAGTGTGCTCGAAATTATAGCAGCCGCTCCTTCGCTGGCTAATTCTGAATCAGTATTACttcgtttcttttctttcccaaGTGAAGAAGGTTCTCATATCTCGCTACAAAAACCGCTTGTTTGTCGTACTTCTTTCCTTCGCCATCCAAGACCCTTCTCAGTTTGATTACTTCATCGTGCCATATCTGTTCTGTGGCAAAACCTTCGAAGCTCGACACATAAGCGAAATGCTCTGCTGCATCCTGTATAAACAGCCCACTTTCTTTGGGCGCTGGTGGACATTTTACACTATCATAGGGCAGATGAAGCGAGGCGACCACATCCGCTTCACTCCAAGGTCCGTACGCTTCTTTCCCAAATTCAACACGAAGCTTGAGTGGACATGTTAAATCCATGACTTTCTCTGGACCGTTCGTACCGTTAAAATAGCGAGCGAGGATTTTGTCTCCTTTGCTAAGGGCCTTGTTGAGTTCGCGTCCTTCCAGGCGCGTGGAAATCCATGAAGACTCTCCATACTGCCTGTATTCATAGTGTGATGTGTAGTTAAGGACGCGGAACTTTGGACCCTCGCGACTGCGGTAGTAATGCGGCTTTCGAAACGATTCCTCCTGTTCATCTCCCTCTTCGCCTAAAGCATCTCCGGACAAACAAATCCCCATGTTCGTCTTCTCGAGGTTTATGCTACACCAGCTGCCGGACACCTGCATATACGTACAGCTGGAAAGGTAGTGCTCGGTGTACGTGAATGTACAAAACTGAAGAACAGTTGTTTGCGGACATTTCAACAAGACAAAGATTAATTACCATAGGAAGGGCAAACCTTTTAAAGCTTAATATGTGTTTGTGGTTGGTATAAAAGTATAACAGTggcaataaaaacaatataaacaatATTATACCTCTACTATTATCTTTTATTCAAGGCTCTAAGCCTTTAGGGGGTTACCATAGTGTTAGAGAAACAAAAGTAAGATAATTTATAAGAGAACAAGCTAAGTTTTCGTAAACGTCTGGATCAAGTCTCATAATATCAGTCTAACAGCGGGATACACAGACCACTAAAACTAGAAGCGATTCGTTCAAATTATTCAGTCTAAAACTTATTAATATTTGTCATAAATGATTATAAATTTGCTCTTACGTTTAGGCAGAAACAGCTCACTCCTCAATATTTTCACTTTGCCCCAAGTTATTTCAAAGATGTAGTTCCAAAGTCTTGCGAAACATGGATCTTCGAGTTTTTTCCATGCACCTTATTCGTAAAATCACGAGCAGATTTCAGTGCTTTTATGGTCATTGATCATTTTGCTTGGTTCTGtactctttttgttttgaactaTACTGTAAGATATTTTTGTGGAAGATGTAATATTTAACGCATTTTATACTCGCACGCCAACGAATTGTTCTGGGGACTGTCTATGGTTagcaaatacagtgaaacccctcCTCAcggccacctcgttattacggccactctattttggccgcctggcaaaacggccaaacattttctttaaaaaaaaccccTTGTTAATACCCGTTAATGcggcaattttttttggcccattggtgaccgtctTAACGGGGTTTCACTGTAGCCTCTCTTAATATAGTGACAGATCTATTTACTCCACAGatccaggagcccataacctccTGACAGATCCACTTGTAATCTAACCAAGATAGTTTTTGCATTCAGTGAGTCATCAGTAATTAAAACCAAGACTGAGGCCTTGACAGAGTCGATTTACCACTCCATCTCTGATTGGGCTCATGACCATCGCACTGTTACGTAACGTCGTTCGAcatataaggaattgtatgggaGGAAAAACGATACGATCGTCTCCGTAACCTACGAATGTGAAAGGATGTAAATAAAAATCGGTTAACCTCACAGTGTTTTTACTTTCCTATGTAGTTCCCGAGCAAGCCACACAGGAAACcacacaggaaagaagaaacacacaactTAAGTGTGGTTAgccgatttttatttaaatcctttCGAGAAACAATCGTTTTTCCCCCAT
Protein-coding sequences here:
- the LOC140952224 gene encoding heme-binding protein 2-like yields the protein MQVSGSWCSINLEKTNMGICLSGDALGEEGDEQEESFRKPHYYRSREGPKFRVLNYTSHYEYRQYGESSWISTRLEGRELNKALSKGDKILARYFNGTNGPEKVMDLTCPLKLRVEFGKEAYGPWSEADVVASLHLPYDSVKCPPAPKESGLFIQDAAEHFAYVSSFEGFATEQIWHDEVIKLRRVLDGEGKKYDKQAVFVARYENLLHLGKKRNEVILIQN